A section of the Saccharopolyspora gregorii genome encodes:
- a CDS encoding L-lactate MFS transporter translates to MTVRDGFSVVAPPTWNRWLVPPAALAIHLSIGQAYAWSVFKSPLESSLQISGTGSALPFQVAIFFLGLSAAFGGKFVESRGPRWAMLVSTIAFASGFLISALGMYLGQYWLVVVGYGVVGGIGLGIGYIAPVSTLMKWFPDRPGLATGIAIMGFGGGAIIASPWSTAMLDAFGKTTSGIGSTFLVHGIVYAVFMTLGILLVRVPPPGWTPPGWTPAAAAKSTNPIKVSANNALRTPQFWLLWIVLCLNVTAGIGILQKASPMIQDFFAGTSTPVAVAAATGFVSLLSLANMGGRFAWSALSDRTGRKNIYRVYLGVGALAYLLLLFAGDSSVALFVVAAMLIMSFYGAGFATIPAYLKDLFGTFEVGAIHGRLLTAWSVAGVLGPAIVDALADSGEAAGKSGADLYTVSFYLMTGALVIGFVANELIRPVHSRFYEPEQAAAEAESGSGDAAETAESESADSAKSEQADADDSAAEKADESTDESTDTAKASSTSGEQSS, encoded by the coding sequence GTGACAGTGCGTGACGGATTCTCGGTCGTTGCGCCACCGACCTGGAACCGTTGGCTAGTCCCACCCGCCGCGCTGGCCATCCATCTTTCCATCGGGCAGGCCTACGCGTGGAGCGTTTTCAAAAGCCCGCTGGAATCGAGCCTCCAGATTTCCGGGACCGGTAGCGCGCTGCCGTTCCAGGTGGCCATCTTCTTCCTCGGGCTGTCGGCGGCGTTCGGCGGCAAGTTCGTGGAGTCCCGCGGCCCGCGCTGGGCCATGCTGGTCTCCACCATCGCCTTCGCCTCGGGCTTCCTGATCTCCGCCCTGGGCATGTACCTGGGGCAGTACTGGCTCGTCGTCGTCGGGTACGGCGTGGTCGGTGGCATCGGCCTCGGGATCGGGTACATCGCACCGGTGTCGACGCTGATGAAGTGGTTCCCGGACCGCCCAGGTCTGGCCACGGGCATCGCCATCATGGGCTTCGGCGGCGGCGCGATCATCGCCTCGCCGTGGTCGACCGCGATGCTCGACGCCTTCGGCAAGACCACCAGCGGCATCGGCAGCACGTTCCTGGTGCACGGCATCGTCTACGCCGTGTTCATGACGCTCGGCATCCTGCTGGTCCGGGTTCCCCCGCCGGGCTGGACCCCGCCGGGCTGGACCCCTGCCGCCGCGGCCAAGAGCACCAACCCCATCAAGGTCTCGGCCAACAACGCGCTCCGCACGCCGCAGTTCTGGCTGCTGTGGATCGTGCTGTGCCTGAACGTGACCGCGGGCATCGGGATCCTGCAGAAGGCCTCCCCGATGATCCAGGACTTCTTCGCGGGGACCAGCACTCCGGTGGCCGTCGCCGCGGCGACCGGGTTCGTGTCCCTGCTGTCCCTGGCCAACATGGGTGGCCGCTTCGCGTGGTCGGCGCTGTCCGACCGCACCGGGCGCAAGAACATCTATCGGGTCTACCTCGGAGTGGGTGCGCTCGCGTACCTGCTGCTGCTGTTCGCGGGAGACAGCAGCGTCGCGCTGTTCGTCGTCGCCGCCATGCTGATCATGTCGTTCTACGGGGCGGGCTTCGCGACGATCCCCGCCTACCTGAAGGACCTGTTCGGCACCTTCGAGGTCGGCGCCATCCACGGCAGGCTGCTCACCGCCTGGTCGGTGGCGGGCGTGCTCGGGCCGGCCATCGTGGACGCGCTCGCCGACTCCGGCGAGGCCGCGGGCAAGTCCGGTGCGGACCTGTACACGGTGTCGTTCTACCTGATGACCGGCGCGCTGGTGATCGGGTTCGTGGCGAACGAGCTGATCCGTCCGGTGCACTCCCGGTTCTACGAGCCGGAGCAGGCCGCGGCGGAGGCCGAGTCCGGTTCCGGCGACGCGGCGGAGACCGCCGAGTCCGAGTCCGCGGACTCCGCGAAGTCCGAGCAGGCCGACGCGGACGACTCCGCGGCGGAGAAGGCCGACGAGTCGACGGACGAGTCGACGGACACCGCGAAGGCGTCCAGCACGTCCGGCGAGCAGAGCAGCTGA
- a CDS encoding MFS transporter small subunit gives MTEQKTAPEGGIGVKALLTVSWLWVGVPFAIGVYQLVIKAAQLFA, from the coding sequence ATGACCGAGCAGAAAACCGCACCCGAAGGCGGGATCGGGGTCAAGGCCCTCCTCACCGTGTCCTGGCTGTGGGTGGGCGTCCCGTTCGCGATCGGCGTCTACCAGCTCGTGATCAAGGCGGCGCAGCTGTTCGCGTGA
- a CDS encoding cold-shock protein — protein sequence MAQGTVKWFNSEKGFGFIEPSEGGPDVFVHYSAIDAAGFRTLEENQTVSFEVTQGPKGPQAESVRVV from the coding sequence ATGGCACAGGGCACCGTGAAGTGGTTCAACTCGGAGAAGGGCTTCGGCTTCATCGAGCCGTCCGAGGGTGGACCCGACGTCTTCGTCCACTACTCGGCCATCGACGCCGCCGGCTTCCGCACCCTGGAGGAGAACCAGACGGTCTCCTTCGAGGTCACGCAGGGCCCGAAGGGCCCGCAGGCCGAGTCCGTGCGCGTGGTCTGA
- a CDS encoding sensor histidine kinase — protein sequence MPPIGADAGPRIVRRGAEGARMRIPPSAPRPLNPMAAAGCGVVSLALFLAIPLAGAADPTLGDLPSPGEGRWWLLGAVLLVQAVTAVQVNRRPEVVLPLVAGVPLVAAWFGPNAAFSTTAVTLIASVYLAVVARMRRPRVVLPAAWLLVATAQACNEVRGGALALPEALLAGPAQALVVVGLPLLAGSVVAAQRDARDAREQEARALRREQGALLEAAVSQQRAAMSRELHDIAAHHLSGIALMAAVIDRRIDSDPAAAKEAAREIRQQSTAVLDDLRRLVGLLREDPGAESPVAALEAVPELVAQRRATGAEIDLVLPESGTDGVGPLAQLVAYRAVQEALANAAAHAPGARCAVEIGARDRDRVQVVVRNGSPTAAGAGPGGGYGLLGMAERAQLVGADLDYGPTAGGGWEVRLLLPREDPSLAASAPPIPEATA from the coding sequence GTGCCGCCGATCGGCGCGGACGCCGGGCCGCGGATCGTCCGCCGCGGCGCGGAAGGAGCACGGATGCGCATCCCGCCGAGCGCGCCGCGGCCGCTGAACCCGATGGCCGCCGCCGGGTGCGGAGTGGTCTCGCTGGCCCTGTTCCTCGCGATCCCGCTGGCCGGTGCCGCGGACCCGACGCTCGGCGACCTGCCTTCGCCCGGCGAGGGCCGGTGGTGGCTGCTGGGCGCGGTGCTGCTGGTGCAGGCGGTCACCGCGGTGCAGGTGAACCGCCGCCCCGAGGTGGTGCTGCCGCTGGTCGCCGGGGTTCCGCTGGTGGCGGCCTGGTTCGGTCCGAACGCGGCGTTCAGCACCACCGCGGTGACCTTGATCGCGTCGGTGTACCTCGCGGTCGTGGCCCGGATGCGGCGGCCGCGGGTCGTGCTGCCCGCCGCGTGGCTGCTGGTGGCGACCGCCCAGGCCTGCAACGAGGTGCGCGGCGGAGCGCTGGCGTTGCCGGAGGCGCTGCTGGCCGGCCCGGCGCAGGCGCTGGTCGTCGTCGGGCTGCCGCTGCTGGCCGGGTCCGTGGTCGCGGCGCAGCGGGACGCCCGCGACGCCCGCGAGCAGGAGGCGCGGGCGCTGCGGCGCGAGCAGGGCGCGCTGCTGGAGGCCGCGGTGTCGCAGCAGCGCGCCGCGATGTCCCGGGAGCTGCACGACATCGCCGCGCACCACCTGTCCGGGATCGCGCTGATGGCGGCGGTGATCGACCGCCGGATCGACTCGGACCCGGCGGCGGCGAAGGAGGCGGCCCGCGAGATCCGGCAGCAGAGCACCGCGGTCCTCGACGACCTGCGGCGGCTCGTCGGGCTGCTGCGGGAGGATCCGGGCGCGGAGTCGCCGGTCGCAGCGCTGGAAGCGGTGCCGGAGCTCGTCGCCCAGCGCCGGGCCACCGGTGCGGAGATCGACCTGGTGCTGCCCGAGTCGGGGACCGACGGCGTCGGCCCGCTCGCCCAGCTCGTCGCCTACCGCGCCGTCCAGGAGGCGCTGGCCAACGCGGCGGCGCACGCGCCGGGCGCGCGCTGCGCGGTGGAGATCGGCGCCCGGGACCGGGACCGCGTGCAGGTCGTCGTCCGCAACGGCTCCCCCACCGCCGCGGGTGCGGGCCCGGGCGGCGGGTACGGCCTGCTCGGCATGGCCGAGCGCGCCCAGCTCGTCGGCGCCGACCTGGACTACGGCCCCACTGCGGGCGGCGGCTGGGAAGTGCGCCTGCTGCTGCCCCGCGAAGACCCGTCCCTCGCGGCGTCCGCGCCGCCGATCCCGGAGGCAACGGCGTGA
- a CDS encoding response regulator has product MIRVLVADDQHLTRAGLSALLGGEPDIEVVGLARDGTEALAMARELVPDVACLDVRMPGRSGIEVAAELCAADADPQVAVLVLTTFDLDDYVFGALEAGASGFLLKDAEPDAIVGAVRQVAAGQGTIDQSLTRRILREFVHRRRLQPVTARRAGDLLTPREHEILLLLAQGMSNEDIARALVVEVSTVKSHLARMLPKLGVRSRLQAVVWAYQNHVVAVP; this is encoded by the coding sequence GTGATCCGCGTCCTCGTCGCCGACGACCAGCACCTGACCCGCGCCGGGCTGTCGGCGCTGCTGGGCGGCGAACCCGACATCGAGGTGGTGGGCCTGGCCCGCGACGGCACCGAGGCGCTGGCGATGGCCCGCGAACTGGTGCCCGACGTGGCGTGCCTGGACGTCCGGATGCCGGGTCGCAGCGGCATCGAGGTGGCGGCCGAGCTGTGCGCCGCGGACGCCGACCCGCAGGTGGCGGTGCTGGTGCTGACCACGTTCGACCTGGACGACTACGTGTTCGGCGCGTTGGAGGCCGGCGCCTCCGGGTTCCTGCTCAAGGACGCGGAGCCGGACGCGATCGTCGGCGCGGTCCGCCAGGTCGCCGCCGGGCAGGGCACCATCGACCAGAGCCTGACCCGGCGGATCCTGCGCGAGTTCGTGCACCGCCGCCGCCTGCAACCGGTGACCGCGCGCCGGGCCGGGGACCTGCTCACCCCGCGGGAGCACGAGATCCTGCTGCTGCTCGCGCAGGGCATGTCGAACGAGGACATCGCCCGCGCCCTCGTCGTCGAGGTGTCCACGGTGAAGTCGCACCTGGCGCGGATGCTGCCGAAGCTCGGCGTGCGGTCCCGGTTGCAGGCGGTGGTGTGGGCGTACCAGAACCACGTGGTCGCGGTCCCGTGA
- a CDS encoding CPBP family intramembrane glutamic endopeptidase, with amino-acid sequence MTTTDITTRETAEPTKGLRGLIRRRPMLSFFLLANGLSWSAWVPYILSRNGIGVWDFRFPEVLGTSQLLGMLPGAYLGPIGSALLVTAIADGRPGLRRWVGRMWRWRVRWHWYAITLLGVPVTMLAAGYAFSGGQVHAPSMMVVAAYVPGLLIQMITTGLAEEPGWRDFALPRLQRRFGPLAGSMVLGPLWTVWHLPLFFTEWGRWPHAHWTLPVAFAVFCISFNIVMTWVFNRTGESLPLSMLLHVSANNFSTLVWSEMFPTIDVDLAMIAMASGTVVASLLVLVGTKGRLGYRG; translated from the coding sequence GTGACCACGACGGACATCACCACGCGGGAGACCGCGGAACCGACGAAGGGGCTGCGCGGACTGATCCGGCGCCGCCCGATGCTGAGCTTCTTCCTGCTCGCCAACGGCCTGAGCTGGTCGGCCTGGGTGCCCTACATCCTGTCCCGCAACGGGATCGGGGTGTGGGACTTCCGCTTCCCCGAGGTGCTGGGCACCAGCCAGCTCCTCGGCATGCTGCCCGGCGCCTACCTCGGACCGATCGGGTCCGCGCTGCTGGTGACGGCGATCGCGGACGGGCGCCCCGGGCTGCGCCGCTGGGTCGGCCGGATGTGGCGGTGGCGGGTGCGCTGGCACTGGTACGCGATCACGCTGCTGGGCGTGCCGGTGACGATGCTGGCCGCCGGGTACGCCTTCTCCGGCGGGCAGGTGCACGCGCCGTCGATGATGGTGGTCGCCGCCTACGTGCCCGGACTGCTCATCCAGATGATCACGACGGGGTTGGCGGAGGAACCGGGCTGGCGGGACTTCGCGCTGCCCCGCCTCCAACGCCGGTTCGGGCCGCTGGCCGGCTCGATGGTGCTCGGCCCGCTGTGGACCGTGTGGCACCTGCCGCTGTTCTTCACCGAATGGGGCCGCTGGCCGCACGCGCACTGGACCCTGCCGGTGGCGTTCGCCGTCTTCTGCATCTCGTTCAACATCGTCATGACCTGGGTGTTCAACCGCACCGGGGAGAGCCTGCCGCTGTCGATGCTGCTGCACGTGAGCGCGAACAACTTCTCCACGCTCGTGTGGTCGGAGATGTTCCCGACGATCGACGTGGACCTCGCGATGATCGCGATGGCCTCCGGGACGGTCGTCGCCTCCCTGCTCGTGCTGGTCGGCACCAAGGGCAGGCTCGGTTACCGGGGTTGA
- a CDS encoding GntR family transcriptional regulator, translating to MYKQVSPGKRQQIVDTLAQRIRDGHYRLGEKLDGELRLAEEFDVSRGTVRQALNELQHLRLIATESGRGSFVIFNGHQLSQDRGWAQSLADTGSEITVAVLGLERVARADVPLLPPEVRLDRGIAIRRVRILRSADGVEPISFERSTVPAEGTLDQLPETGLVKGSISQTLAQAGYLLTRGTQRADVHWLDEREAGILHREAGSAFLRTARTSFTDDGRFAEHVVSLLDPRYFTLALNFGDQR from the coding sequence ATGTATAAACAGGTCTCGCCGGGGAAGCGGCAGCAGATCGTCGACACCCTCGCGCAGCGCATCCGCGACGGCCACTACCGGCTCGGCGAGAAGCTGGACGGGGAACTGCGGCTCGCCGAGGAGTTCGACGTCTCGCGCGGCACCGTCCGGCAGGCGCTCAACGAGCTCCAGCACCTGCGGCTCATCGCCACCGAGAGCGGGCGCGGCTCGTTCGTCATCTTCAACGGGCACCAGCTCAGCCAGGACCGCGGCTGGGCCCAATCGCTCGCCGACACCGGCAGCGAGATCACCGTCGCCGTCCTCGGCCTCGAACGCGTGGCGCGCGCCGACGTGCCGCTGCTGCCGCCCGAAGTGCGGCTCGACCGGGGCATCGCGATCCGCCGCGTCCGCATCCTCCGCTCCGCGGACGGCGTCGAACCGATCTCCTTCGAGCGCTCCACCGTGCCCGCCGAAGGCACCCTCGACCAGCTGCCGGAGACCGGACTGGTGAAAGGCTCGATCTCCCAGACCCTCGCGCAAGCCGGGTACCTGCTGACCCGCGGCACCCAGCGCGCGGACGTGCACTGGCTGGACGAGCGGGAAGCCGGGATCCTGCACCGCGAAGCGGGCAGCGCGTTCCTGCGCACCGCCCGCACCTCGTTCACCGACGACGGCCGGTTCGCCGAACACGTCGTCTCGCTGCTCGACCCGCGGTACTTCACCCTCGCGCTGAACTTCGGCGACCAGCGATGA
- a CDS encoding ADP-ribosylglycohydrolase family protein, translating to MNAEHDPAFDRAHGALLGLAIGDALGMPTQSMPRDLVRARYGRIEDFVDGAADQPIAPGMAAGSVTDDTDQAMIVARLVADGDGGIDPHAFAAELIAWEQVMVERGSLDLLGPSTNAALAKLQAGAPIEETGRYGTTNGAAMRIAPVGIAHTPGERLLDAVVEASRVTHNTGLGISAAAAIAAAVSAGVDGADVPGALAAAATAARDGESRGHWVAGGSIAARLESFRAQARRLGTAEFATFLYEVVGTSVQSQESVVAALLLVERGADDPFAALCTAASLGGDTDTVAAMAGAVLGAVHGAAAFPAAAVHRVLAVNALEPAPLARRLLAVRRSSTEMMR from the coding sequence ATGAACGCCGAGCACGACCCGGCGTTCGACCGCGCGCACGGCGCCCTGCTCGGCCTCGCCATCGGCGACGCCCTCGGCATGCCCACCCAGTCGATGCCGCGGGACCTGGTGCGGGCGCGCTACGGCCGGATCGAGGACTTCGTCGACGGCGCCGCCGACCAGCCGATCGCGCCCGGCATGGCCGCGGGATCGGTCACCGACGACACCGACCAGGCGATGATCGTCGCGCGGCTGGTCGCGGACGGCGACGGGGGCATCGATCCGCACGCCTTCGCCGCGGAGCTCATCGCCTGGGAGCAGGTGATGGTCGAGCGCGGCTCGCTGGACCTGCTCGGCCCCTCCACCAACGCCGCCCTGGCGAAGCTGCAGGCGGGCGCCCCCATCGAGGAGACCGGCCGCTACGGGACCACGAACGGCGCGGCGATGCGCATCGCCCCCGTCGGCATCGCGCACACCCCGGGCGAGCGCCTGCTCGACGCGGTCGTCGAAGCCAGCCGCGTCACCCACAACACCGGGCTCGGCATCTCCGCGGCCGCCGCGATCGCCGCCGCCGTGTCCGCGGGCGTCGACGGCGCGGACGTCCCCGGCGCCCTCGCGGCCGCCGCCACCGCGGCCCGCGACGGCGAATCGCGCGGGCACTGGGTGGCGGGCGGTTCGATCGCCGCCCGGCTGGAGTCCTTCCGCGCGCAGGCGCGGCGGCTCGGCACCGCGGAGTTCGCGACCTTCCTCTACGAGGTGGTCGGCACCTCGGTGCAGTCGCAGGAATCGGTCGTCGCGGCCCTCCTGCTCGTCGAACGCGGCGCCGACGACCCGTTCGCGGCGCTGTGCACCGCTGCTTCCCTCGGCGGCGACACCGACACCGTCGCCGCCATGGCCGGAGCGGTGCTGGGTGCCGTGCACGGCGCCGCCGCCTTCCCCGCAGCGGCGGTCCACCGGGTCCTGGCGGTCAACGCCCTGGAACCGGCACCACTCGCGCGGCGGCTCCTCGCCGTGCGGCGATCGTCAACGGAGATGATGAGATGA
- a CDS encoding purine-cytosine permease family protein — protein sequence MTPVSETRSPAASAPEAPPAGALGAVEQRGIEPVPAAERTGNPLQLFWVWFAANISVVGMPLGVSLVALGLSAWQAVVVAFLGSFGSFAVVGLISVAGRRGGAPSLTLSRAVFGTRGNAGPTAVALVSRLGWETVNTSTAALAIVTIVSLLAGTGGDAKSAPVVAVVGVALFVGFTVAVSGMGHAAILVVQKWSTWVFGAANLAILGFLVVNIDWAEVGRAPGGDLAAVLTGIGTIVAGTGIGWANSGADMARYQAPSVRAVPLVMSASAGAGIPLVIMIGMGSVLGSSDPAIAASANPLDAIRDTLPLPVAVGYMLISFVGLLLSNHLSVYSAGLTTLTLGLRVKRVYAVIVDVVVTTVASLLFLLVADGFYGPFTTFISLLAVPISAWVGIFLVDMLRRREYDPVALLDLTPRSAYHYRGGVRWAAFGPWLAAIVFAALFMQVTPGDVPWYTGPLHETWIGVNGMAWLAAAVVGGLLYAAFGLRSAAGPR from the coding sequence ATGACCCCTGTGTCCGAGACCAGATCCCCGGCGGCGAGCGCGCCGGAAGCACCCCCGGCCGGCGCGCTCGGAGCGGTGGAGCAGCGCGGCATCGAACCGGTGCCCGCCGCCGAACGCACCGGGAACCCGCTGCAGCTGTTCTGGGTGTGGTTCGCGGCGAACATCTCCGTGGTCGGCATGCCCCTCGGCGTCAGCCTCGTCGCCCTCGGCCTGTCCGCGTGGCAGGCGGTCGTCGTCGCGTTCCTCGGCTCGTTCGGCTCCTTCGCCGTCGTCGGCCTGATCTCCGTCGCCGGGCGACGCGGCGGGGCGCCGAGCCTCACCCTGTCCCGCGCCGTGTTCGGCACCCGGGGCAACGCGGGGCCGACGGCGGTCGCGCTGGTGTCGCGGCTCGGCTGGGAGACGGTGAACACGTCCACGGCCGCGCTCGCGATCGTCACCATCGTCTCGCTGCTCGCGGGCACCGGCGGCGACGCGAAGTCCGCGCCGGTCGTCGCGGTCGTGGGCGTCGCGCTGTTCGTCGGCTTCACCGTCGCCGTCTCCGGGATGGGCCACGCCGCGATCCTCGTGGTGCAGAAGTGGTCGACCTGGGTCTTCGGGGCCGCGAACCTGGCGATCCTCGGCTTCCTGGTCGTCAACATCGACTGGGCCGAGGTCGGCCGCGCCCCGGGCGGGGACCTCGCCGCGGTCCTGACCGGCATCGGGACCATCGTCGCGGGCACCGGCATCGGCTGGGCGAACTCCGGGGCCGACATGGCGCGCTACCAGGCGCCGAGCGTGCGCGCGGTGCCGCTGGTGATGTCCGCGTCGGCCGGTGCCGGCATCCCGCTGGTGATCATGATCGGCATGGGGTCGGTGCTCGGCTCGTCCGATCCGGCGATCGCCGCGTCCGCGAACCCGCTGGACGCGATCCGGGACACGCTGCCGCTGCCGGTCGCCGTGGGCTACATGCTGATCTCGTTCGTCGGGCTGCTGCTGTCGAACCACCTGTCGGTGTACTCGGCGGGGCTGACCACGCTCACCCTCGGGCTGCGGGTGAAGCGGGTGTACGCGGTGATCGTGGACGTGGTGGTCACGACGGTCGCCTCGCTGCTGTTCCTGCTGGTCGCGGACGGGTTCTACGGGCCGTTCACCACGTTCATCTCGCTGCTGGCGGTGCCGATCTCGGCGTGGGTGGGGATTTTCCTCGTCGACATGCTGCGGCGCCGCGAGTACGACCCGGTGGCGCTGCTGGACCTGACCCCGCGCAGCGCCTACCACTACCGCGGCGGGGTGCGGTGGGCCGCGTTCGGCCCGTGGCTGGCCGCCATCGTCTTCGCCGCACTGTTCATGCAGGTCACGCCGGGTGATGTGCCGTGGTACACCGGGCCGCTGCACGAGACCTGGATCGGCGTGAACGGCATGGCGTGGCTGGCGGCCGCCGTCGTCGGCGGGCTGCTGTACGCCGCGTTCGGCCTGCGCTCCGCGGCGGGTCCGCGATGA
- a CDS encoding PfkB family carbohydrate kinase gives MSGRVIHTGQGVVDLVLRVPAVPAPGGDVFASGHEFLAGGGVNVMLAAARDGARVVYAGGHGTGPFGDVVRAALTAEGVELTAPADPRRDTGFSVALVDDGAERTFVSTAGAESEVDAEQLRRTAPDDADVVYASGYSLVHDANRAALLEWLPTAPGRVVVDPAPVIGDADLDAVRVLLDRADVWTTNEREARILLRRLGSESADDAAGVAAALATTTGRTVVLRAGPRGALLARPGGDVLLCPSPAVDAVDTNGAGDAHAGVMAARLAAGADLECAVRRASVAAAIAVTRSGPATAPTAAEVDAVIRTSTAGG, from the coding sequence ATGAGCGGCCGCGTCATCCACACCGGGCAGGGCGTCGTGGACCTGGTGCTGCGGGTGCCCGCGGTGCCCGCGCCCGGCGGTGACGTGTTCGCCTCCGGGCACGAGTTCCTCGCCGGTGGCGGGGTGAACGTCATGCTCGCCGCCGCGCGCGACGGGGCCCGCGTCGTGTACGCGGGCGGGCACGGGACCGGGCCGTTCGGGGACGTGGTGCGCGCGGCGCTCACCGCCGAAGGGGTCGAGCTCACCGCACCGGCCGATCCGCGCCGGGACACCGGGTTCAGCGTCGCGCTCGTCGACGACGGCGCGGAGCGGACGTTCGTCTCCACCGCCGGAGCGGAGTCCGAAGTGGACGCCGAGCAGCTGCGCCGCACCGCACCGGACGACGCGGACGTCGTCTACGCGTCCGGCTACTCCCTGGTGCACGACGCCAACCGCGCCGCGCTGCTGGAGTGGTTGCCCACCGCCCCTGGCCGCGTCGTCGTCGATCCCGCCCCCGTGATCGGCGACGCCGACCTCGACGCGGTGCGCGTGCTGCTGGACCGCGCCGACGTGTGGACCACGAACGAGCGGGAGGCGCGGATCCTGCTGCGGCGCTTGGGATCCGAGTCCGCGGACGACGCGGCCGGAGTGGCGGCGGCGCTGGCCACCACCACGGGCCGCACCGTCGTGCTGCGCGCCGGGCCGCGCGGCGCGCTGCTGGCCCGCCCCGGTGGTGACGTACTGCTGTGCCCCTCCCCCGCGGTCGACGCGGTGGACACCAACGGTGCGGGCGACGCGCACGCCGGGGTGATGGCGGCGCGGCTGGCCGCCGGAGCGGACCTCGAATGCGCGGTCCGCCGGGCGAGCGTCGCGGCCGCGATCGCGGTCACCCGCTCCGGTCCCGCCACCGCGCCCACCGCCGCCGAGGTCGATGCGGTGATCCGCACCTCGACCGCCGGCGGCTAG
- a CDS encoding haloacid dehalogenase type II, which translates to MLDDVRVVAFDIFGTAVDWYSGITEQVGAVFADRGVELDPAAFAESWRGRYLPAMARVDRGEREWAYLDALHRESLDDLLAEHGVAGAMGEDDRARLVRAWHRLPAWPDSADLVARLRARYTVVVLSNGGFRLLTDLVKAAGLTFDAITSAELARSYKPSPAAYLTTARLLDVAPHQLLLVAAHRWDVDGARAAGLRTAFLERPGEKGPHREADRAADVTCDIAATSAAELATRLGC; encoded by the coding sequence ATGCTCGACGACGTGCGCGTGGTGGCGTTCGACATCTTCGGCACCGCGGTGGACTGGTACAGCGGCATCACCGAGCAGGTCGGCGCGGTCTTCGCCGATCGCGGGGTCGAGCTCGATCCCGCCGCGTTCGCCGAGAGCTGGCGGGGGCGCTACCTGCCCGCGATGGCGCGGGTCGACCGCGGGGAACGCGAGTGGGCCTACCTGGACGCGCTGCACCGCGAATCGCTGGACGACCTGCTCGCCGAGCACGGGGTCGCCGGCGCGATGGGCGAGGACGACCGGGCCCGGCTGGTGCGCGCCTGGCACCGGCTGCCCGCCTGGCCGGACAGCGCGGACCTGGTGGCGCGGTTGCGGGCCCGCTACACCGTGGTGGTGCTGTCCAACGGCGGTTTCCGGTTGCTGACCGACCTGGTCAAGGCGGCGGGGCTGACCTTCGACGCGATCACCTCCGCCGAGCTCGCCCGCAGCTACAAGCCGTCCCCGGCCGCCTACCTGACGACCGCCCGCCTGCTGGACGTCGCACCGCACCAGCTGCTGCTGGTCGCCGCGCACCGCTGGGACGTCGACGGGGCGCGGGCCGCCGGGCTGCGCACCGCGTTCCTGGAACGGCCCGGCGAGAAGGGGCCGCACCGCGAGGCGGACCGCGCGGCCGACGTCACCTGCGACATCGCCGCCACCTCGGCCGCCGAGCTCGCGACCCGCCTCGGCTGCTGA
- a CDS encoding LysR family transcriptional regulator, which produces MSWERLRVFAAVAEHVSITAAAEALHLTRPAVSQHVRKLEREIDCRLVEPDGRGIRLTAAGHVLAAAARTASTAVRDAERDLADFHEQLIGPLRVGAVPSALRSFVHDALRALTGQHPRVSPSVRDGEVIELIPALRAGRLDAVVLESWTSLPARMPPGVALTELLAEDVRLAVPDGHPLAQRPAVHLGELRGQRWASSPPGTEAHEALVQTLRAHSIDAEVPYCATDYATQLSAVAAGLAVALIPRIARTPCPPGVRHVPCTPALTRSIAVATAENASAPAVEFVAELRRGTRDR; this is translated from the coding sequence ATGAGCTGGGAACGGCTGCGGGTGTTCGCCGCGGTCGCCGAACACGTGTCGATCACCGCCGCGGCGGAGGCGCTGCACCTCACGCGGCCCGCGGTGTCGCAGCACGTGCGCAAGCTGGAGCGGGAGATCGACTGCAGGCTGGTGGAACCCGATGGCCGCGGCATCCGGCTCACCGCCGCCGGGCACGTGCTCGCCGCCGCCGCGCGCACGGCCTCGACCGCGGTGCGGGACGCGGAGCGGGACCTCGCCGACTTCCACGAGCAGCTCATCGGGCCGCTGCGCGTCGGAGCGGTCCCCAGTGCGCTGCGCTCGTTCGTGCACGACGCGCTGCGCGCGCTCACCGGGCAGCACCCGCGGGTGAGTCCGAGCGTGCGCGACGGCGAGGTCATCGAGCTGATCCCCGCGCTGCGGGCCGGACGGCTGGACGCCGTGGTGCTGGAGAGCTGGACGAGCCTGCCCGCCCGGATGCCGCCCGGCGTCGCGCTCACCGAACTGCTCGCCGAGGACGTCCGGCTCGCCGTGCCCGACGGCCATCCGCTGGCGCAGCGGCCCGCCGTGCACCTCGGCGAACTGCGCGGGCAGCGGTGGGCCAGTTCGCCGCCGGGCACCGAAGCGCACGAAGCGCTGGTGCAGACGCTGCGCGCGCACTCCATCGACGCCGAGGTGCCCTACTGCGCGACCGACTACGCGACGCAGCTGTCCGCGGTCGCCGCGGGCCTCGCCGTCGCGCTCATCCCGCGCATCGCCCGGACGCCCTGCCCGCCCGGAGTGCGGCACGTGCCGTGCACCCCGGCGCTGACCCGCAGCATCGCCGTCGCCACCGCGGAGAACGCCTCCGCGCCCGCGGTGGAGTTCGTCGCCGAACTGCGCCGCGGCACCCGCGACCGGTAG